One genomic region from Deltaproteobacteria bacterium encodes:
- a CDS encoding type II toxin-antitoxin system VapC family toxin yields the protein MIALDTNVVSELMRRSPDPAVEAWVVGHAVETLYFSAVGEAELRYGAAILPAGRRRDTLTSNIEAMLQDAFENRILPFDSDAAPVYATIAAARRRAGRPLSQPDGQIAAIALSRAMTVATRNVRDFEDVGVEVINPWEDS from the coding sequence TTGATCGCGCTCGACACAAACGTCGTATCCGAACTGATGCGCCGGTCACCCGACCCGGCCGTGGAGGCATGGGTTGTGGGACACGCTGTGGAAACGCTGTATTTCTCAGCAGTGGGAGAAGCGGAACTACGCTATGGAGCCGCCATCCTGCCGGCAGGTCGGCGTCGGGACACGCTCACATCAAACATCGAGGCCATGTTGCAAGACGCATTCGAGAACCGGATTTTGCCCTTCGACAGTGACGCGGCACCCGTCTATGCAACCATCGCTGCTGCACGTCGCCGCGCCGGCCGTCCACTCTCCCAACCCGATGGTCAAATCGCGGCGATCGCCCTTTCGCGGGCAATGACCGTGGCGACACGCAACGTCAGGGACTTCGAGGATGTGGGCGTCGAAGTGATCAATCCTTGGGAGGATTCATGA